Sequence from the Flavobacterium sp. TR2 genome:
AATATAGGAATCAAAATGGAATCTCTTTACCAAGTCCGCTGCCAAATCCTTACACCAATACTGTAAAAAATGAAGAAATTATAACTGCAAAAAGTTATTTCAAAACAAATCCTTCTTGTTTTGTAGAGAAAGATTTTAAGCTAATTATCATTAGTAAACCGCAAAATCCTATTGCTAATACTACACAAACTTTCTGTATACAGCAAAACGCAACTTTAAATGAAATTCAAATTACAGGACAAAGTATAAAATGGTACAATGCACAAACAGCTGGAGCACTTTTGTCTAATACAACTGCACTTCAAAATGGAGTGACTTATTTTGCATCACAAACTGTAAATGGTTGCGAAAGCGAAAGAACTCCTGTAACCATTAATATTCAGAATACGTTAGCTCCAACAGGAAATGCGAATCAATACTTTTGCATAGGACAGAATGCAACCCTTTCAAATATCGAAATTACAGGCGCTTCAATAAAATGGTACGATGCTCCAAGAAACGGATCTTTATTAGCAGAAACGACTAATCTTGCTAATGGCAAAACCTATTATGCTTCTCAAACTTTAAATAGTTGCGAAAGCCCTAGATTTGGAATTACAGTTTCATTTGTAAGCACTCCTAATGCGCCAACTGGAAACTCAGAACAATCGTTTTGCAAAAGGGAAAATAAAACGCTCAACGATATTCAAATAACGGGACAAAATATAAAATGGTTTGACACCAGTTTTTCTGCCTCTGTTTTACCAGCTACAACTCTATTGGAAAACAACAGAACCTATTACGTTTCTCAAACTATTGGATGCGATAGTGACAGAATACCTATTTTGATTCATGTTTACGATACTCCAATGCCAACAGGAAATAATAACCAGCAATTTTGCATCGATGAACTTTCAACAATTGCAGCTCTTAAAATTGCTGGAACTTCTCTAAAATGGTATGATGCTGCAACGAATGGGAATGCTTTACAAAAAACAGATTTGTTACAAAATGGAAAATACTATGTGAGTCAAACCCTAAACAACTGCGAAAGCGAAAGATTAGCAATTACTGTAAAAATACAAGACACGCAAATTCCAATTGCCGATTCTCCGCAGCAATTCTGCATCCAAAAAAATGCAAAAATTAGTGATATTGAAATTAATGGTCAAAATATTAAATGGTATGAAAGTTCTTCCGCTACAAATAATTTATCAGAATCGACTTCTCTTGAAAATGGAATTACCTATTATGCTTCTCAAACACTTAGCAATTGCGAAAGCGACAGAATTCCTGTCACAATAAATATTCTTGAGGCCACAGCTGGCGATTGCATTCATTTGGTTAATGATATTCCGTATCCAAAGATCTTCACGCCAAATGGAGACGGCTTTAATGACACTTGGACAATAGACCCAGATTATTTAGCCCCTAATTCATCTATTAGAATATTTGATCGTTACGGAAAATTAATCAAGGAATTGACATTAAACTCTTCATGGAACGGAACTTACCTCGGAAATCAACAACCAGCCTCAGACTATTGGTTTACCGTTACCAGGATAAACGGAACAGAATATAGAGGGCATTTTTCTTTAAAAAGATAATCAGTTATAGCAAAAAAGGTTCGTTGGAAAACGAACCTTTCTTATTTAAAATTTTATAATACAATGCATTACCAATTCTACTAGAATAATTATTATTTTTATCATGACTTCTAGATTTACAGTTGTTCTTTCTTTTTCAGAATCCTAAATTTCAGATAAGAGTAAGCAATAGGCACAATGGCTATAGTAAAAACAATGGCCAAAAACACTTTAGCGAAAATAGCACTGTCAAAAATTAAGCCTCCCAAAATAATGATCAGCCCGGCAATAAACCAAAGTTTGCCAGCAAATAGGTGTGTCGTTTTCCAGACTTCTTGATTTTCTAAAGTCCGCGGTGTCTTAATTCCGACAAAATAATTGGGTCTAAAAAAAAGCAGTAATTTTTTACATTACTGCTTTAGGAATATTTTAAATAAACTGTTTTTAGAATTTATGCTCGTCTTTGCTTATGACCAAAAATGAAACTAAAGATATAATTGCTGCCCCAATTAAATAATAGCCGACATAGCTCACATCGTAGGTCTTAGCCAAATAAATTGCAATCATCGGCGCAAAAGCAGCTCCTAGAATTCCAGCCATATTAAAAGTCAAAGATGCTCCCGAATAACGAACATTCGTTGGAAACAATTCAGACAAAAAAGTCCCCAAAGGCCCGTACGTAAAGCCCATCAAAGACATTCCGATACAAGCAAAAATAGTAACCAAAGCAATATTTCCTGCACTCAAAAAGTAAGAAAAGAAAAATCCGAAAACTGCAATTGCCGCTGTCGCTGCAATTAGCATTTTGCGACGGCCAATCTTATCTGCCACAACAGCTGAAACCGGAATAAAAAGCGCAAAAAATAATACCGAGAATAATTGAATCAGTAATCCGTCTCTTTTAGCAATCCCCAAATCTGAAGTGGCCCAGCTTAATGTAAAAACGGTCATCAGATAAAAAACCAAAAACGTTGTAATTGCTGCAAGAGTTCCAAAAATCAACTGATTTTTATATGACTTCACTATTTCTAAAAAAGGAACCTTTACCTCTTCTTCATGTTTTTTAGCATTTTCAAACGAAGGCGTTTCTGTAATTTTTGTTCTAATGTAAAATCCGACTATTACCAAAAGCGCACTGGCAATAAACGGAATTCTCCAGCCATAATTCATAAAATCTTCATTACTCATCGAATCGGTAAGCAATAAAAAAGTTCCGCCCGAAAGCAGCAACCCGATTGGAGCTCCCAATTGCGGAAACATTCCGTACCACGCACGCTTATTTGGCGGCGCGTTCTCGATTGCAAGCAAAACAGCTCCGCCCCACTCACCTCCTAAACCAACTCCTTGCCCAAATCGGCAAAGC
This genomic interval carries:
- a CDS encoding MFS transporter → MENNPNKKNSLKHVLFGSLIGTTIEFFDFYIYANAAVLVFPQLFFPGSDPTMATLESLATFSIAFLSRPLGSAFFGHYGDKIGRKFTLVAALLTMGISTVTIGFLPSYASIGVAAPLLLMLCRFGQGVGLGGEWGGAVLLAIENAPPNKRAWYGMFPQLGAPIGLLLSGGTFLLLTDSMSNEDFMNYGWRIPFIASALLVIVGFYIRTKITETPSFENAKKHEEEVKVPFLEIVKSYKNQLIFGTLAAITTFLVFYLMTVFTLSWATSDLGIAKRDGLLIQLFSVLFFALFIPVSAVVADKIGRRKMLIAATAAIAVFGFFFSYFLSAGNIALVTIFACIGMSLMGFTYGPLGTFLSELFPTNVRYSGASLTFNMAGILGAAFAPMIAIYLAKTYDVSYVGYYLIGAAIISLVSFLVISKDEHKF
- a CDS encoding SdpI family protein — its product is MLFFRPNYFVGIKTPRTLENQEVWKTTHLFAGKLWFIAGLIIILGGLIFDSAIFAKVFLAIVFTIAIVPIAYSYLKFRILKKKEQL